The following DNA comes from Synechocystis sp. PCC 7509.
ATGGTTCAAATAGTCGTTGTTGGTTCTCGGTAGAAATCCCAATACCTTTATCTTTAACTTGGAAAATTACATCTTCATTACGGCAATTAACTTTAAAATAGATAGTGCCACCTTGGGGTGAATATTTAATAGCATTAGAGAGCAAGTTGGTAAAAATGTGTAAAAGTAGTTTTTCATCCATGCAAGCATCTGGGCATTGACCTTGACTGCTGAAGAAAATAACGTGCTTATTTCTACTATTGATTTGCATCTCTTTCACCAGAGCGCGACAGAACTCTTCTAAATTAAGGTAATTTGGCTTGAATTCTAATTTTCCTGCTTCCGCTTTATTGATTGCTAAAACGTCATTTAAAAGCTGCGTCATTCGTTGAATAGCAGTGCGGATCTGATAGAAAAAACTAAGTTTTTCTTTCTCACTCGACTTATGACTGTAATGTTCTAGTAATTCAGCAGAGGATAGGATAGTAGTTAGCGGGGTACGAAACTCGTGAGAGACCATGGAAACAAAGCGAGACTTGAGTTCGCCCAGTTCTTTTTCTTTTTCCAATGCTTTTAAAATTTTTTCTTCTATCTGTTTCCGCTCAGTAATGTCGCGCTGCACCGATACCCAGTGGGTGTACCAGCCTTTTTGATCTGTTACTGGCGTAATACTAAGCTCTACCCAAAACTCAGAGCCGTCTTTACAGTAATTGATTAGTTCAACCCGAACTGGTTGCCAAGCTTTGAGTGCAACGCGAATCTTATCGAGAGCGTCCTGGTCAGTCTTCGATCCTTGAAGGAGACGTGGTGTTTTGCCAAGTACATCCTCCAGGCTGTAGCCGGTCATTTTAGTAAAAGCTTGATTGACATAAACAATCTGCGGACCTGGATGCTCAATGGGTTCAGCATCAGTAATCAATATTGCATCGTTGGCGTTAACCGCTACTGACTCGAGCAACCGTAAACGATCTTCGTTTTTTTGTAAGGCCTCATTAGCACTAACTAAGTTAACTAAATTACAGCGCAATTCAATCTGCGAACTTGCTTGGCGACCTAATATTCGCAATGCCTCTACTTGTTCTTGGCTTAGTTTTCTAGAAACAAAGTCAATTACGCATAGTGTTCCTAGCGCATATCCCTGGGGAGAAAATAGAGGTACTCCAGCGTAAAACCGAATCTGGGGATCGGAGGTTACTAATGGGTTAGTCGCAAACCGTTTATCTACTAGAGTATCTGAAACAATCAAAATATCCGGTTGCAGGATTGCATGAGCGCAGAAGGAGACATCACGAGATGTTTCTATTGCCTCTAAGCCCACCTTAGACTTGAACCATTGGCGCTCCGCCTCAACCAGGCTCACTAAGGAAATGGGAGTGCCACAAATTTGTGCAGCTAAACGGGTAATATCGTCGAACGCCTGTTCGGAAGCAGTGTCGAGAATCTTACATCCATAAAGGGCTTTCAGCCTTTGGGCTTCGTTATCAGGCAGTGGTGCTTTCATTATGAGGTTGTTACTACTTTGAGATCCTCTAGTTACTGAGTTAAGCTATTTATATACAGTAGCTGTTATGCAAATCGATTAACTTATAAAAGCTTCTGGAAGTTATTCATGGTAATAAAAGGACAGGTTTTAGAAGTTCCCTAGGGAGCCGTCAAAGAGCAGGTTCTTTTCCTCCACCGCATCTTTGGAGTGGTTGCATAATCCCCTACCACATACCACAGGGATTTTCTGACCTCACAAAGTTTTTACAACATAACCAAAAGCAGCGCTTTAACCTTGCTAACCTTTCACAATACGGTTTTCTGTTATTTCTACCAACTACTTTTGACTACACCCCAAATAAAGTTAGAACTCAGTAAATCAAGCTTGAAAGCAACACATTACAAGCCTGTTCATGTTTTGAGGTTTTTTCCTTACCTAGAATAACAAAAGAGAGATTGATAGAGCTAGGGGGAAGGTTATTAACGCACGTCCTTAAATTCATAATGGCATTTCTATCGAAGCAAAGCAGTAATTTAAGATTGTGAGATCCGTGTAATTACATAATTAATTCACGTAATTAATTTAATGTTGATAAAAAATCAGTAATCTTATCGAGGCTTAAACACTTCTTTGAAGTTAAGTTTTAAAAGTACCTAACTTATAACTTTTATTTAGTTAAATTTGCTTTGAGAGTCACCGAAAAATTGTTCAATTTTTAATGAGCGAGTCTGCCTTAAATGGTTGTTATCTCTAAGAATCCGCTTTGAACTGTCAAAAACCAGGCTAGTTCTAATTTAGGACATTTTCTTAAACAGAAATATCCTAAGAAGCACGCTCACTATAGTTTTAAAGACTTTTTTTATTTCCAATCTGATGTAGAAATCGTAACTGACTAGAATGAAGGACGTAATCTTTTTGCTACTGAAGATTTCATAATCGGTTTAATTGAGGGCTTAGAAAAGGAGGTTGGTAGCGCTTCTGCAGTTGTCATATATAACATTAATAGAGTGTTTATTTTCTACTTAGAAGGCGTTGCCGATCGGTCGCTACTAAATAAAAATCTATAAGGAGACAAGTATGTTCAAGAGAAACGCTGACAAAATTTATCAAGTTACATTAGTCAACGAAGTAGCAGGAGTAAATACCACTATTGAAGTTTTTAGTGACCAGTATATTCTTGATGCTGCCGAAGAGCAGAACATTGAATTGCCCTATGCGTGCCGTGCAGGTGCCTGCGTCGTCTGTACTGGTAAGGTGATCGAAGGTTCAGTAGACCAGTCCGATCATTCCTTCTTCAAGAAACAGGAACTTGATGCTGGTTTTGTTCTCACTTGTAGGGCATACCCCACTGCTGATTGTGTTATCCTGACCCATCAGGAAGAGCAATTGTTTGAACTATAATGAGGTCAA
Coding sequences within:
- a CDS encoding 2Fe-2S iron-sulfur cluster-binding protein; protein product: MFKRNADKIYQVTLVNEVAGVNTTIEVFSDQYILDAAEEQNIELPYACRAGACVVCTGKVIEGSVDQSDHSFFKKQELDAGFVLTCRAYPTADCVILTHQEEQLFEL
- a CDS encoding GAF domain-containing sensor histidine kinase codes for the protein MKAPLPDNEAQRLKALYGCKILDTASEQAFDDITRLAAQICGTPISLVSLVEAERQWFKSKVGLEAIETSRDVSFCAHAILQPDILIVSDTLVDKRFATNPLVTSDPQIRFYAGVPLFSPQGYALGTLCVIDFVSRKLSQEQVEALRILGRQASSQIELRCNLVNLVSANEALQKNEDRLRLLESVAVNANDAILITDAEPIEHPGPQIVYVNQAFTKMTGYSLEDVLGKTPRLLQGSKTDQDALDKIRVALKAWQPVRVELINYCKDGSEFWVELSITPVTDQKGWYTHWVSVQRDITERKQIEEKILKALEKEKELGELKSRFVSMVSHEFRTPLTTILSSAELLEHYSHKSSEKEKLSFFYQIRTAIQRMTQLLNDVLAINKAEAGKLEFKPNYLNLEEFCRALVKEMQINSRNKHVIFFSSQGQCPDACMDEKLLLHIFTNLLSNAIKYSPQGGTIYFKVNCRNEDVIFQVKDKGIGISTENQQRLFEPFHRGENVGNIPGTGLGLSIVKRLVELHEGHITVTSQIGIGTTFTVKLPSKQQS